A window of the Thalassospira indica genome harbors these coding sequences:
- a CDS encoding DMT family transporter, translated as MSETSALSATGATESRLVGVTAALATVCIWAGWLIATRYAMTSSFTAVDIGLMRFVVPFVLLAPIWIRKGIWPKGLSVTNGILMIVGSGAFYTLMVASALEFVPASHVGILLPGVMAVWAVLIAMLLFGERPGKVRIVGYAAVVVGVASLVALKPAGVISDDMLMGYGLVSAGAFMWACYTHAMRQSGLGALEAASFVGFWSFVVMAIIALFTGTTIGDAPMGDIMMLLTAQGLLAGCVAVITYGLAVRHIGSTGASAFGAMTPALTALGGVILLGEPGNLALVLAVVLVILGVMTASGVFRRARI; from the coding sequence ATGTCTGAAACTTCCGCGCTCTCTGCCACCGGTGCGACGGAAAGCCGACTGGTTGGTGTGACCGCCGCACTTGCGACGGTTTGCATCTGGGCCGGTTGGCTGATTGCCACCCGCTATGCCATGACTTCAAGCTTTACCGCTGTTGATATTGGCCTGATGCGCTTTGTTGTGCCTTTTGTCCTGCTTGCCCCGATCTGGATAAGAAAAGGCATCTGGCCCAAGGGCCTTTCAGTGACCAATGGTATTTTGATGATCGTTGGCTCCGGCGCGTTTTATACCCTGATGGTTGCAAGCGCCCTTGAGTTCGTTCCGGCAAGCCACGTTGGCATTCTTTTGCCCGGTGTGATGGCCGTGTGGGCGGTTCTGATTGCGATGCTTTTGTTTGGTGAGCGTCCGGGCAAGGTCCGCATCGTTGGCTATGCCGCCGTGGTAGTTGGCGTGGCTTCGCTTGTGGCGCTCAAACCGGCCGGTGTGATCAGTGATGACATGCTGATGGGCTATGGCCTTGTTTCGGCCGGGGCCTTTATGTGGGCGTGCTATACCCATGCCATGCGTCAAAGCGGCCTTGGCGCGCTTGAAGCCGCATCCTTTGTCGGTTTCTGGTCGTTTGTCGTGATGGCGATTATCGCGTTGTTTACCGGCACCACCATTGGCGATGCCCCGATGGGGGATATCATGATGTTGCTCACAGCGCAGGGTTTGTTGGCCGGGTGTGTTGCCGTGATTACCTATGGCCTTGCCGTGCGCCATATCGGATCGACCGGTGCGTCCGCATTTGGTGCAATGACCCCGGCCCTGACCGCACTTGGCGGTGTGATCCTGTTGGGCGAACCGGGCAACCTCGCGCTGGTTCTGGCAGTGGTTCTGGTGATCCTTGGCGTGATGACGGCGTCTGGTGTGTTTCGCCGCGCACGAATTTAG
- a CDS encoding methyl-accepting chemotaxis protein, which translates to MLAGFIRSISPENDPEFNGPNRKTSMTDILRLLRTVSAVADEVADKETAVTQILSAVCNYCQWPVGHAYLRVDDKLSSAGIWSISSSISAGDIAEFRTQSEQTVFAIGQGLIGAVAATGSPVCIADVTVKDGFLRAAAASRNGLRGCFALPVKLEGQTEAVIEFFSPGVAQLDDEMLELLGFVGGQVARVLERERVIRSREALASSFESQVQGTVGMVAAAVSQMRGALDVLAESTDQTRKCSSGIDDATGRAISRIEDVADQMESLKDALAVVGTDASETVKITHDMGSQAREMRAGFAVLQDRAADAEKMLASISAIAAQTKMLGLNASIEAARVGEAGKGFAIVAKEVKALAGQSASATEDIARWMSEILNAISKAGNDIEQIAVAMDNLQNRAEATATQADQQTETCVSVVSCVDAAVADSRLVGDGVSEITAAIKHSEHVSSELGNAAHDLEKQGAELSARVEGFVGKIRIV; encoded by the coding sequence ATGCTTGCTGGTTTTATTCGCTCTATTTCCCCTGAAAACGATCCTGAATTTAACGGCCCCAATCGCAAAACCAGCATGACTGACATCCTGCGGCTGTTGCGGACGGTCAGTGCTGTCGCCGATGAGGTCGCAGACAAGGAAACGGCAGTTACCCAAATCCTTTCGGCAGTCTGCAATTATTGTCAGTGGCCGGTTGGGCATGCGTATCTGCGTGTGGATGACAAACTTTCGTCTGCGGGTATCTGGTCAATCAGTTCTTCGATTTCGGCAGGTGACATTGCCGAATTTCGCACCCAGTCCGAACAGACTGTGTTTGCGATCGGGCAGGGTCTTATTGGCGCTGTCGCGGCAACGGGTTCGCCTGTGTGTATCGCCGATGTCACCGTGAAAGACGGCTTTTTGCGTGCTGCGGCGGCGTCCAGAAACGGGTTGCGTGGCTGTTTTGCCCTGCCAGTCAAGCTGGAGGGACAGACAGAGGCGGTCATTGAATTCTTTAGCCCGGGCGTCGCACAGCTTGATGACGAAATGCTTGAGCTTCTTGGGTTTGTTGGCGGGCAGGTTGCGCGTGTGCTGGAACGTGAACGCGTCATTCGGTCGCGTGAGGCCCTGGCCTCAAGCTTTGAGTCGCAAGTTCAGGGAACTGTTGGCATGGTGGCGGCTGCTGTCAGTCAAATGCGTGGTGCGCTTGATGTATTGGCCGAAAGCACAGATCAAACCCGAAAATGCAGTAGCGGCATTGATGATGCGACCGGGCGGGCCATTTCACGGATTGAAGACGTCGCAGACCAGATGGAAAGTCTTAAGGATGCGTTGGCCGTCGTTGGTACGGATGCGTCCGAAACCGTCAAGATTACCCACGATATGGGCAGTCAGGCCCGCGAAATGCGCGCCGGATTTGCCGTGCTGCAAGATCGTGCTGCTGATGCAGAGAAGATGCTGGCTTCCATTTCTGCCATCGCCGCGCAGACCAAGATGCTGGGACTGAACGCTTCGATTGAGGCGGCGCGCGTCGGTGAGGCAGGCAAGGGGTTTGCGATTGTCGCCAAGGAGGTCAAAGCGCTTGCAGGCCAGTCTGCCAGTGCGACCGAGGATATCGCCCGCTGGATGAGTGAAATACTCAATGCGATTTCTAAAGCGGGTAACGATATCGAACAGATTGCCGTGGCGATGGATAATCTTCAGAACCGGGCAGAGGCGACGGCGACACAAGCCGATCAGCAAACAGAAACCTGCGTTTCGGTTGTGTCATGTGTCGATGCCGCGGTCGCGGACTCCCGTTTGGTTGGTGATGGTGTCTCGGAAATAACCGCAGCGATCAAACACAGTGAGCACGTATCAAGCGAGCTTGGGAACGCTGCCCATGACCTTGAAAAACAGGGTGCAGAGTTAAGCGCCCGCGTCGAAGGGTTTGTTGGCAAGATACGCATCGTCTAA
- a CDS encoding AbrB family transcriptional regulator, producing the protein MTPPTGASTPSHRATRDQMPSIHDKGRIVSSEPTSPIINPPKERLGRLPKPVQWLLLISTSVVFSVLLHHWQVPASLLVGPMIIGILMGTNGATIAAPKQLYLGAQSVLGVMIGGSMTIGILTSFATDWPMILGVTGITLLASSFLGWVLCVKQVLPGTAGIWGSTPGAASAMVIMADAFGADARLVAFMQYVRVVIVVGVASSVANFWVDPETLVAMGPHDWFPAFDPAGFALTLCLVVACCFVGQKVRLPSGPLLVPIIVTMILHVSGFFDVVLPEWFLGLTYAMIGWVIGLKFTPPVLRHAAHAFPKILLSIFVLIGFCAGISGLLVYFMDVDPLTAYLATSPGGLDSVAIIAASTNVDLSFILVLQATRFFMVLAFGPPLARLVARRTPITSKIG; encoded by the coding sequence TTGACGCCCCCCACAGGCGCCAGCACGCCATCACATCGCGCCACCCGCGATCAGATGCCTTCCATCCATGACAAAGGCCGCATCGTGTCATCCGAACCAACGTCACCGATCATAAATCCCCCGAAAGAACGGCTTGGCCGTCTGCCGAAACCGGTTCAGTGGTTATTGCTGATTTCCACCTCCGTCGTGTTTTCCGTTCTGCTCCATCATTGGCAAGTCCCGGCCTCACTTCTGGTGGGGCCGATGATCATCGGCATTCTGATGGGCACCAACGGCGCAACGATTGCCGCCCCCAAGCAACTTTACCTTGGCGCACAATCGGTGTTGGGCGTGATGATCGGCGGGTCGATGACCATCGGGATTTTGACATCCTTTGCCACGGACTGGCCGATGATCCTTGGCGTTACCGGCATCACTTTGCTTGCCAGCAGCTTTTTGGGCTGGGTCCTGTGCGTCAAACAGGTCCTGCCCGGAACCGCAGGGATCTGGGGATCAACGCCCGGTGCGGCATCGGCCATGGTCATCATGGCAGACGCCTTTGGCGCCGATGCAAGGCTTGTGGCCTTCATGCAGTATGTGCGCGTGGTGATCGTTGTCGGTGTCGCGTCCAGTGTCGCCAATTTCTGGGTTGATCCGGAAACGCTGGTTGCCATGGGACCCCATGACTGGTTCCCGGCTTTTGACCCGGCCGGTTTTGCGCTGACACTCTGTCTGGTGGTTGCCTGCTGCTTTGTCGGTCAAAAAGTACGTTTGCCATCCGGTCCGCTTCTGGTGCCGATCATTGTCACCATGATCCTGCATGTCAGCGGTTTTTTCGATGTCGTCCTGCCGGAATGGTTTCTCGGCCTGACCTACGCAATGATCGGTTGGGTAATCGGTTTGAAATTTACCCCACCGGTCCTGCGCCACGCAGCACACGCATTTCCCAAAATCCTGTTATCGATCTTTGTTCTGATCGGCTTCTGTGCCGGGATTTCGGGGCTTTTGGTGTATTTCATGGATGTTGACCCACTGACCGCCTATCTCGCGACCAGCCCGGGCGGCCTTGATTCTGTGGCCATTATCGCGGCCAGCACGAATGTCGACCTGTCCTTCATCCTCGTGCTGCAGGCAACACGCTTTTTCATGGTGCTGGCCTTTGGGCCGCCCCTGGCACGGCTGGTCGCCCGGCGCACCCCCATCACGTCGAAAATCGGATGA
- a CDS encoding alpha/beta family hydrolase produces the protein MSTDPIQFQFDGDENAALKIVLAHGAGAAMDSPFMNEMAGELAKAGLRVARFEFPYMAKRRIDGKKRGPDRAPVLIEYYGEVVRALGGPEKLIIGGKSMGGRIASMVADDLGVAGLVCLGYPFHPPGKPENLRTEHLKTLKTPSLICHGTRDPFGSPDEIAGYGLSDRIALHWVEDGEHDFKPRKSSGRTQSQNIADAAAAISRFAKMLG, from the coding sequence TTGAGCACCGATCCGATCCAGTTTCAGTTTGATGGCGATGAAAACGCTGCCCTGAAAATCGTTCTGGCCCATGGGGCTGGGGCCGCTATGGATAGCCCGTTCATGAACGAAATGGCGGGCGAGCTTGCCAAGGCGGGCCTGCGCGTTGCACGCTTTGAGTTCCCCTATATGGCCAAACGCCGAATTGATGGCAAAAAGCGCGGGCCGGATCGGGCACCGGTTTTGATCGAGTATTACGGTGAAGTTGTTCGCGCACTTGGCGGGCCAGAGAAGTTGATCATCGGCGGAAAATCCATGGGCGGACGGATCGCCAGCATGGTGGCAGATGACCTTGGTGTGGCCGGTCTTGTCTGCCTTGGCTATCCGTTTCATCCACCGGGCAAGCCTGAAAACCTGCGCACAGAACATCTTAAAACCCTGAAAACGCCGAGCCTGATTTGTCATGGCACGCGCGATCCGTTTGGCAGTCCGGATGAGATTGCGGGTTACGGGCTTTCGGATCGTATTGCCCTTCACTGGGTTGAAGACGGTGAACATGACTTCAAGCCGCGCAAAAGTTCCGGACGTACCCAAAGCCAGAACATCGCCGATGCCGCGGCAGCGATATCCCGGTTTGCAAAGATGCTCGGTTAA